From the genome of Ictalurus punctatus breed USDA103 chromosome 28, Coco_2.0, whole genome shotgun sequence, one region includes:
- the LOC108259733 gene encoding uncharacterized protein LOC108259733 produces MTMQRCWHMKRHETGVRRATGFLMVMLWLQASLRVTEAAIIPKQSEGHDYQTDVQRYVAVYPSKNTRRATDTVRLQTAVGPDGKVVPTLYENKIYIWQTHTISGNLFKLEDNGTSLVVSKKGLYFVNLRMSYYIPDMHTCTSNLFLSTSIKQHHTSYTKWIDVINSKDTMQCVDYWHQSVTLSQVVRFGKGTKLRVLIDPVNYSYIIGDTSTFFSVTRL; encoded by the exons AGACGGGAGTGCGTCGGGCTACCGGATTCCTGATGGTGATGCTCTGGCTCCAAGCATCACTACGCGTCACTGAG GCAGCAATTATTCCGAAGCAATCAGAGGGCCATG ATTACCAGACAGATGTTCAGAGATATGTAGCTGTCTACCCATCGAAGAATACGAGACGTGCTACAGATACAGTGCGACTTCAGA CTGCAGTAGGACCAGATGGGAAAGTGGTTCCAACTTTATATGAGAACAAAATTTACATTTGGCAGACCCACACTATCAGTGGAAACCTATTCAAACTGGAGGACAACGGCACGTCCCTTGTTGTGTCTAAGAAAGGCCTATACTTTGTGAATCTGAGAATGAGCTACTATATTCCTGATATGCATACGTGTACGAGCAATTTGTTTTTGAGTACCTCTATTAAGCAGCACCATACTTCATACACTAAATGGATAGATGTCATAAACAGCAAAGACACGATGCAATGTGTGGACTACTGGCATCAGTCTGTTACTTTAAGTCAAGTGGTCAGGTTTGGGAAAGGAACAAAGCTAAGAGTTCTCATAGACCCAGTGAACTATTCTTATATAATTGGGGATACCAGCACTTTCTTCAGTGTCACTCGTCTGTAG